In Methanosphaera sp. ISO3-F5, a genomic segment contains:
- the proS gene encoding proline--tRNA ligase: MKNFSEWFHNILEEAELMDARYPVKGMSVWLPRGFKIRKYSLQLLEKLLDKEHEETLFPMLIPESELAKEAIHVKGFEEEVYWVTKGGLRELNEQLALRPTSETAMYPMFSLWVRSHMDLPIKVYQTVNTFRYETKHTRPLIRVREITTFNESHTVHATEEEAEQQVQTGIEIYKEFFDALGIAYSISKRPEWDKFPGSKYTMAFDTIMPDGKTLQIGTVHNLGTTFAKTFNIQFENEEGEHEYAHQTCYGLSDRVIASLIAAHGDEKGLKLPPVVAPEQVVIVPIIFKEKEDIVLNFTDKLEQTLKTAGIRTIQDKRDIRPGKKYYEWEQRGVPLRIEVGPRDIENGSIVTIRRDNGNKEFIDYDENTITQTIQNILDDITKELKTASNKFQKEKTYHVETPEQVKKTINKKGGIITCNWCGNTECGKDMEEKYDIDILGTQEAQVEGNCVNCGEKAQHKVLISKTY, translated from the coding sequence ATGAAAAATTTCAGTGAATGGTTTCATAACATATTAGAAGAAGCAGAACTAATGGATGCAAGATACCCAGTAAAAGGAATGAGCGTATGGCTCCCAAGAGGGTTCAAAATAAGAAAATATTCCCTACAATTACTGGAAAAACTACTGGACAAAGAACATGAAGAAACACTATTTCCAATGCTCATACCAGAAAGTGAACTGGCAAAAGAAGCAATACATGTAAAAGGATTTGAAGAAGAAGTATACTGGGTAACCAAGGGAGGACTAAGAGAACTCAACGAACAATTAGCACTAAGACCAACAAGCGAAACAGCAATGTACCCAATGTTCTCATTATGGGTAAGATCACACATGGACCTTCCAATAAAAGTATACCAAACAGTAAACACATTCAGGTATGAAACAAAACACACAAGACCACTAATAAGAGTAAGAGAAATAACAACATTCAACGAATCACACACAGTACACGCAACAGAAGAAGAAGCAGAACAACAAGTACAAACAGGAATAGAAATATACAAGGAATTCTTCGACGCACTAGGAATAGCATACTCCATAAGCAAAAGACCAGAATGGGACAAATTCCCAGGATCAAAATACACCATGGCATTCGACACAATAATGCCCGACGGAAAAACACTACAAATCGGAACAGTACACAACCTAGGAACAACATTCGCAAAAACATTCAACATACAATTCGAAAACGAAGAAGGAGAACACGAATACGCACACCAAACATGTTACGGACTATCCGATAGGGTAATAGCATCACTAATAGCAGCACACGGAGACGAAAAAGGACTTAAACTACCACCAGTAGTAGCACCAGAACAAGTAGTAATAGTACCAATCATATTCAAGGAAAAAGAAGACATAGTACTAAACTTCACAGATAAACTAGAACAAACACTAAAAACAGCAGGCATACGAACAATACAAGACAAACGAGACATACGACCAGGTAAAAAATACTACGAATGGGAACAAAGAGGAGTGCCACTAAGAATAGAAGTAGGACCAAGAGACATAGAAAACGGTTCAATAGTAACAATAAGAAGAGACAATGGAAACAAAGAATTCATAGACTACGATGAAAACACAATAACACAAACAATACAAAACATACTCGATGACATCACAAAAGAATTAAAAACAGCATCCAACAAATTCCAGAAAGAAAAAACATACCACGTAGAAACACCAGAACAAGTAAAGAAAACAATAAACAAAAAAGGCGGAATAATCACATGCAACTGGTGTGGAAACACAGAATGCGGAAAAGACATGGAAGAAAAATATGACATAGACATACTAGGAACACAAGAAGCACAAGTAGAAGGAAACTGTGTCAATTGTGGCGAAAAAGCACAACATAAAGTACTAATATCAAAAACATACTAA
- the cofC gene encoding 2-phospho-L-lactate guanylyltransferase, giving the protein MKNLIAIIPVSCFEDSKTRLSPFLSPSERIELLKVMLKDIVIVIRKQVDEIFIVSRDDNVKTYADELNVNFIREKVYDDDFLNHALNDAIKDVKGRFPCNDILILPSDIPMIKEEHVATLHSMDNDLIISPSKGGGTNLLCFNNEFDFHACFGDMSYFKHINLASELGMSINLIESFYVSLDMNTPEDLGELLLHGIGTYTYEFLRSINIMVSSNHGRERLNVTRDER; this is encoded by the coding sequence ATGAAAAATTTAATTGCAATAATACCAGTTTCATGTTTTGAAGATTCTAAAACTAGACTTTCACCCTTTTTAAGTCCTAGTGAAAGAATTGAATTGTTGAAGGTTATGTTGAAGGATATTGTTATTGTTATCCGTAAGCAGGTTGATGAGATTTTCATTGTCAGCCGGGATGATAATGTTAAGACATATGCGGATGAATTAAATGTGAATTTCATCCGTGAAAAAGTATATGATGATGATTTTTTAAACCATGCATTGAATGATGCTATAAAGGATGTTAAGGGCAGGTTTCCATGCAATGATATTCTTATTTTACCATCTGATATTCCTATGATTAAAGAGGAACATGTTGCTACACTTCATAGTATGGATAATGATTTGATTATTAGTCCTTCTAAGGGTGGTGGAACTAATTTGTTATGTTTTAATAATGAATTTGATTTCCATGCCTGTTTTGGTGATATGAGTTATTTTAAACATATAAACTTGGCTAGTGAATTAGGTATGTCCATAAATCTTATTGAATCGTTTTATGTTTCTTTGGATATGAATACTCCTGAGGATTTAGGGGAGTTATTATTGCATGGTATTGGTACTTATACTTATGAATTTCTTAGAAGTATTAATATTATGGTTTCAAGTAATCATGGAAGGGAGAGATTGAATGTCACACGAGATGAGAGATAA
- a CDS encoding SAP domain-containing protein, translating to MVKFNCIVREDNIGKTISVDGMVDAVDIEETLKTRYAYLYQSMLDTGYKVKVNHCTYFKEIVFKKKVVGFCAYTIINSVSKLSLVSTYILPEFRKRGLFFDEINHTYEEGNEISIFDPPSFVMKLLIKYGFAKDIGNNLIVSSIMLDVPSTSITDIYGSDSVEYSDFTYSTNVYDYNLCGSVIIVDEEKEIVYISKSSDKDNERYDCLEKRANIDDEYYVNIIKHVQNNKQIIDKFINNIEQSYASFNEDYSDKPDFEDFKKLNQEQSERELSDYFNKIDETKNSLYDPSSIDKEKYILAFQNVGIYDFIRTFEENNNIELTNSIIKIDYDFKPDYIKNLVLNEGYISNESSSEEVDEYLNSLKVNDLKNILKDNHLTVTGNKSELVDRIKEYVPSSSVLDKEYSISDKGLEFIESHEDIEFYNLFLKNFYYYEFKDFLNCHDGSITEVSKEFLKEHLYSSVKKKDNKAYTDSINALAFINELNNDLTEGLYFELKKFIIGLNPLFLDESSYNYYQPISKTNIDNINLLLFKGDFNLKEEFKKAWDSMEINNFMVSYSKSFKTLDEMLSGEDRDYMNDKIRELYLTKKTIHDKLDKSKQSTLDKYLTFN from the coding sequence ATGGTTAAGTTTAATTGTATTGTTAGGGAAGATAATATTGGTAAGACCATTTCTGTTGATGGAATGGTTGATGCGGTTGATATTGAAGAAACCCTTAAAACTAGATATGCTTATTTGTATCAGTCAATGCTTGATACAGGATATAAGGTTAAGGTTAATCATTGTACTTATTTTAAGGAAATTGTTTTTAAGAAGAAAGTTGTTGGATTTTGTGCTTACACTATTATTAATAGTGTTTCCAAGTTATCCCTTGTTTCCACGTATATTTTACCTGAATTTCGTAAGAGAGGTTTGTTTTTTGATGAAATTAACCATACTTATGAAGAAGGAAATGAGATTAGTATTTTTGATCCACCATCCTTTGTTATGAAGCTTCTTATTAAGTATGGTTTTGCTAAGGATATTGGTAATAATCTTATTGTTAGTTCTATTATGTTAGATGTTCCTTCTACTTCCATCACTGATATTTATGGTAGTGATAGTGTTGAGTATAGTGATTTTACATATTCTACTAATGTTTATGATTATAATTTGTGTGGTTCAGTGATTATTGTTGATGAAGAAAAGGAAATTGTTTATATTTCTAAGTCATCAGATAAGGATAATGAAAGGTATGATTGTCTGGAAAAACGTGCAAATATTGATGATGAGTATTATGTTAATATTATAAAGCATGTGCAAAATAATAAGCAAATTATTGATAAGTTTATTAACAATATTGAACAAAGTTATGCTTCATTTAATGAGGATTATTCTGATAAACCAGATTTTGAGGATTTTAAGAAGTTAAATCAGGAGCAATCTGAGAGGGAATTGTCTGATTATTTTAATAAAATTGATGAAACTAAGAATTCATTATATGATCCGTCAAGCATTGATAAAGAGAAGTATATTTTAGCTTTTCAGAATGTGGGTATTTATGATTTTATCCGTACTTTTGAAGAGAATAATAATATTGAATTAACTAATAGTATCATTAAGATTGATTATGATTTTAAGCCTGATTATATTAAGAATTTAGTCTTGAATGAGGGTTATATTAGTAATGAATCCAGTAGTGAAGAAGTTGATGAGTACCTTAATTCGTTGAAGGTTAATGATTTGAAGAATATTTTGAAGGATAATCATTTGACTGTTACTGGTAATAAGTCTGAATTAGTTGATAGGATTAAGGAGTATGTTCCTTCAAGCAGTGTTTTAGATAAGGAGTATTCTATCTCTGATAAGGGTTTGGAATTTATTGAGTCTCATGAAGATATTGAGTTTTATAATTTATTCCTTAAAAATTTCTATTATTATGAGTTTAAAGATTTTCTTAATTGTCATGATGGCAGCATTACTGAGGTTAGTAAGGAGTTTCTGAAGGAACATTTATATTCTAGTGTTAAGAAGAAGGATAATAAGGCTTATACGGATAGTATTAATGCTCTTGCATTTATAAATGAATTGAATAATGATCTGACTGAAGGATTATATTTTGAGTTAAAAAAGTTTATTATTGGTTTAAACCCATTATTCCTTGATGAATCTTCTTATAATTATTATCAGCCTATTAGTAAGACAAATATTGATAATATTAATTTATTATTATTTAAGGGCGATTTTAATTTAAAAGAAGAGTTTAAGAAAGCATGGGATAGTATGGAAATTAATAATTTCATGGTTTCATATTCTAAATCATTCAAGACATTAGATGAAATGTTATCCGGTGAAGACAGGGATTATATGAATGATAAAATCAGGGAACTTTATTTAACTAAGAAGACTATTCATGACAAATTAGATAAGTCCAAGCAGTCTACGTTAGACAAATATTTAACATTTAATTAA
- a CDS encoding NAD(P)/FAD-dependent oxidoreductase, whose product MEITTDVLVIGAGPSGSIAARTIAEENINVLLIDKKSEIGTPKRCAEGILTSTLDELNIKPDKRWITKEVTGIEITAPNNKTITFDDKTVKLPDTGYILERKVFDKHLVMDAIRKGTKVMIKTRANTVKRTPTGFTVNATRLGQEITIHTKIIIAADGPESRIGKMAGLKSRTDLKNMASCIQYEMANVKLEGNNVKIHIGTVCPGGYIWVFPKGEDIANIGLGILKSHTDKTAKYFLDKFVQNNPILSEAQIVEINVGGDPLGGLVEERYADNIMLVGDAAGFVDPLTGDGIKTAMLSGKYAGIVASKAIKQEDCSKKVLKEYYDLTKEHVGNDFNKYNKVKEFLLTLDDNSLNKIVEEISKSDMSEVTVTKLLKIIIKASPKSILKLGKLL is encoded by the coding sequence ATGGAAATTACAACAGATGTATTAGTAATCGGTGCAGGACCATCAGGATCAATAGCAGCAAGAACAATAGCAGAAGAAAATATTAACGTACTACTAATAGACAAAAAATCAGAGATAGGAACACCAAAAAGATGTGCCGAAGGAATCCTAACCTCAACATTAGACGAACTAAACATTAAACCAGATAAACGATGGATAACCAAAGAAGTAACAGGAATAGAAATAACAGCACCAAACAATAAAACAATAACATTTGACGACAAAACAGTAAAACTACCAGACACAGGATACATTCTAGAAAGAAAAGTATTCGACAAACACCTAGTAATGGATGCAATAAGAAAAGGAACAAAGGTAATGATAAAAACCCGTGCAAACACAGTAAAAAGAACCCCTACAGGATTCACAGTAAATGCAACAAGATTAGGTCAAGAAATAACAATCCATACCAAAATAATCATAGCAGCAGATGGACCAGAATCACGTATAGGAAAAATGGCAGGATTAAAAAGTAGAACAGACCTAAAAAACATGGCCTCATGCATACAATATGAAATGGCAAATGTGAAACTAGAAGGAAATAATGTTAAAATACACATCGGGACAGTATGTCCTGGAGGATACATATGGGTATTTCCTAAGGGAGAAGACATAGCAAACATCGGATTAGGAATACTTAAATCACACACAGATAAAACAGCAAAATACTTCCTAGATAAATTTGTTCAAAACAATCCCATCCTATCAGAAGCACAGATAGTTGAAATAAATGTAGGGGGAGACCCTCTCGGCGGATTAGTTGAAGAACGATACGCTGATAACATAATGTTAGTAGGAGATGCAGCAGGATTTGTAGATCCATTAACTGGAGATGGAATAAAAACAGCAATGTTATCCGGTAAATATGCAGGAATAGTTGCATCAAAGGCAATAAAACAGGAAGATTGTTCTAAAAAAGTATTAAAAGAATATTATGATTTAACTAAGGAACATGTGGGTAATGATTTTAACAAATATAATAAGGTAAAAGAATTCCTATTAACACTGGATGATAATAGCTTAAACAAGATTGTTGAGGAAATATCTAAAAGTGACATGTCAGAAGTAACAGTAACTAAACTGCTTAAAATAATAATTAAAGCATCACCAAAATCAATACTAAAACTAGGAAAATTATTATAA
- the thiD gene encoding bifunctional hydroxymethylpyrimidine kinase/phosphomethylpyrimidine kinase: MSHEMRDNCSLSIAGLDPSGGAGILADCKTFHAHGIYANCVVTCITAQNPFGVINIQEVDLDVLCDEIDQVLSVYPIEYIKTGMLYSSEIIKLVSGKIREYGVKAVVDPVMISESGSDLTKLDYPECLKKDLLKESYLITPNIHEAEQLSGKQISNEEDMKSVAEYLGKKTNVVITGGHLNGNDILYYEDEIHNIEGKLIPSKNTHGTGCTYSTAITSNLIKKYDIIESCKKSNNFIQEAIKNGYNYTPNQFYKK; the protein is encoded by the coding sequence ATGTCACACGAGATGAGAGATAATTGTTCACTTAGTATTGCGGGGTTGGATCCTTCGGGTGGTGCGGGTATTCTTGCTGATTGTAAGACGTTTCATGCGCATGGAATTTATGCTAATTGTGTTGTTACCTGTATTACTGCTCAAAATCCTTTTGGTGTGATAAATATTCAGGAAGTTGACTTGGATGTTTTATGTGATGAGATTGATCAGGTTTTAAGTGTTTATCCTATAGAGTATATTAAGACGGGTATGTTGTATTCTAGTGAGATTATTAAGTTAGTTTCTGGTAAGATTCGTGAGTATGGTGTTAAGGCTGTTGTTGATCCTGTTATGATTAGTGAGAGTGGTAGTGATTTAACTAAGCTGGATTATCCTGAATGTTTGAAGAAAGATTTGCTGAAAGAATCATATTTAATAACACCAAATATACATGAAGCAGAACAGTTATCTGGAAAACAAATAAGTAACGAAGAAGACATGAAAAGTGTTGCAGAATATTTAGGTAAAAAGACTAATGTTGTGATTACTGGAGGACATCTTAACGGAAATGACATTTTATACTATGAAGATGAAATTCATAATATTGAAGGAAAACTAATACCCTCAAAAAATACTCATGGAACAGGATGCACATACTCAACAGCAATAACAAGCAACCTAATCAAAAAATATGACATCATCGAATCATGCAAAAAAAGCAATAACTTCATACAAGAAGCCATAAAAAATGGATACAATTATACCCCAAATC
- a CDS encoding cysteine desulfurase family protein: MYMDNSATSPVDPEVLETMLPYFNEEFGNASTLYTLGVEAKKAVDKARQQVADLINANADEITFTSGGSESDNMIIKGVALREKQRATPENPRNHIITTTIEHPAVLETCKFLEKLGYEVTYLPVDESGIINLDDLKSAIKESTILITIMHSNNEIGSIQPTKEIGAIARENKILFHSDAVQSAGKIPVDVEEQNIDLLSISAHKINGPKGVGAVYIKKGVRLEVLIHGGGQEKGLRSGTENVPGIVGLGKAAELANTHLEERMKHNQEIRDALIEKVTDTIKESYVNGSLDNRLPNNVHFRFSGIEGESLILMLDQKGINGATGSACSTHDLKGSHVLAAIGIKPALSHGSLRLSIGPENSIDDVDYIVESINEVVSYLRELSPLWDNENDVYIGDQFEKDVDEEDLDRY, translated from the coding sequence ATTTATATGGATAACTCCGCAACATCACCAGTCGACCCAGAAGTACTAGAAACAATGCTACCATACTTCAACGAAGAATTTGGAAACGCATCAACATTATACACATTAGGAGTAGAAGCAAAAAAAGCAGTAGACAAAGCAAGACAACAAGTAGCAGACCTGATAAATGCAAATGCTGATGAAATAACATTCACTAGTGGAGGATCCGAATCAGACAACATGATAATTAAAGGAGTAGCCTTAAGAGAAAAACAAAGAGCAACACCCGAAAACCCAAGAAATCATATAATAACAACCACAATCGAACACCCAGCAGTACTGGAAACATGTAAATTCCTAGAAAAACTAGGATACGAAGTAACATACCTCCCAGTAGACGAATCAGGAATCATAAACCTAGACGACCTGAAATCAGCAATAAAAGAAAGCACAATACTAATAACAATCATGCACTCAAACAATGAAATTGGATCAATCCAACCAACAAAAGAAATAGGTGCAATAGCAAGAGAAAACAAGATCTTATTCCACTCAGATGCAGTACAAAGTGCAGGAAAAATACCAGTAGATGTAGAAGAACAAAATATTGACCTATTATCCATCTCAGCACACAAAATTAATGGTCCAAAAGGAGTGGGTGCAGTATACATCAAGAAAGGAGTCAGACTTGAAGTATTAATCCATGGTGGAGGCCAGGAAAAAGGTTTACGTTCAGGAACAGAAAACGTGCCCGGCATAGTGGGACTTGGAAAAGCTGCAGAACTAGCAAACACCCACCTTGAAGAACGTATGAAACACAACCAAGAAATCAGGGATGCACTGATAGAAAAAGTAACCGACACAATTAAAGAATCATATGTGAATGGTAGCTTAGACAACAGGTTACCAAACAATGTACACTTCAGATTCTCAGGAATTGAAGGAGAATCCCTAATTCTAATGCTAGACCAGAAAGGAATAAACGGAGCTACAGGTTCTGCATGTTCAACACATGACCTTAAAGGTTCACACGTACTAGCAGCAATAGGAATAAAACCGGCACTGTCACATGGATCTTTAAGATTGTCCATAGGACCAGAAAACAGTATAGATGATGTGGATTATATTGTTGAATCAATTAATGAAGTGGTAAGTTACTTAAGAGAACTTTCCCCATTATGGGATAATGAAAATGATGTGTACATCGGAGACCAATTTGAAAAAGATGTTGATGAAGAAGATTTAGACAGATACTAA
- the nifU gene encoding Fe-S cluster assembly scaffold protein NifU → MEEYSAKVKDHYTNPRNTGVIKNPSGEGTVGNPVCGDIMTIYINVDDNEVLTDVKFSTFGCGAAIATSSMITEMAVGMTVDEAYQITRNDVAEELDGLPPIKLHCSNLAADALQAAIDNYRDKKEKGEI, encoded by the coding sequence ATGGAAGAATATAGTGCAAAAGTAAAAGATCATTACACAAATCCAAGAAATACAGGAGTAATAAAAAATCCGAGCGGTGAAGGAACAGTAGGAAACCCTGTATGTGGAGATATAATGACAATATACATTAATGTGGATGATAATGAAGTGTTAACTGATGTGAAATTCAGTACTTTTGGTTGCGGTGCAGCAATTGCAACCAGTAGTATGATTACTGAAATGGCAGTTGGAATGACCGTGGATGAAGCATATCAAATAACAAGAAATGATGTTGCAGAAGAATTAGATGGTCTTCCACCAATTAAATTACATTGTTCAAACTTAGCCGCTGATGCTCTTCAAGCAGCTATTGACAATTATAGAGATAAAAAAGAAAAAGGAGAAATATAA